In Candidatus Methylomirabilota bacterium, the DNA window AGTGATTGCCACGATAGGCAGGCTGGCGGTTGCTCGCTTGGCGGCCAGAGCCGCGGGCGTTCCCCGCGTGAAGAGAACGTCAACCTTGAGCCTGAGGAGCTCTTCGGCGAGATCGGAAAGCTTCTCAGCCCTGCCCTCCGCCCATCGCGCCTCGATGGTCATCGTGTGCCCGTCTGAGTAACCGAGCTGGCGCAGGCCCCGGCGGAACTCATCGACGAGGTGAGCCTCGGAGGTCGCGCCGCCGCCTGAGAGGTAACCAATCCGCGCCACCTTCCCCGCCTTATACTCCTGCGCCTCGGCGGCCAGCGGCGCGGCCAGAAGGCTGAGCGCCAGCCCTGCGACGGTGACGGCCGAGCGTGCGACCTTCACGTTCACCTCCGGCTTGATCTGCGAGGGAGGCCACGAACCTATCGCGCGATCTGCGAGGCGTCAAGCCGAGATGCTTCACGCGGGCCCGGAGAAGAGGCCGGCGACCGGTGCGCGGTAGCTGCGCAGCGGCCGGGGCCCGGGGAGGCCTCGCCGCGACCCGTTCCCGCCGCGGGGGCCGCCCTCGCGCGCTGATGGGAAATCACGACGCGACATTCGCCGCCGGCCTCGTGGTCGCGCTGCTTCACGCGGGCGCCATGAGAAGATGCCGCCGACCGGTGCGCGGTAGCCACCGCGACGGCCGGGGCCGGGGAGGCCCCGCCGCGACCCGTTCCCGCCGCGCGGTTCGCCCTCGCGCGCTGATGGGAAATCACGACGCGACCATCGCCGCCGGCCTCGTGGTCGCGCGGGGCCTCCCCGGCCCCGGCCGTCGCGTGACTACCGCCCGCGGAACGTCGGCGTCTTCTTGTTGACGAACGCCGTCACCCCTTCACGGAAGTCGTCGGTCCGGCCGCAGGCGGCGATCGCCTGCGCCTCCAACTCCATCTGCGTCTCCAGACTCTCCCAGGTGGACTGGTGCAAGAGGCGCTTGGCCCCACCGAATGCTTTGGTCGGGCCCTGCGCCAGCCCCAGCGCGAGCGCCTCGACGGTCGCCCTCAGCTCGGCGTCCGGCACCACCCGGGTCACCAGCCCCCACTCGTGAGCCTCGCGGGCCGAGAGCACGCGGTTGGTGAAGTAGAGCTCCATCGCGCGCCGCAGCCCGGCCAGCCGCGGCAGGAAGTAGGACGACGAGCCGTCGGGCGTCGCCGCGATCTTCGAGTACGCCATCGTGAAGCGGGCGGACTCGGCCGCGATGACGAGATCACCCGACAGCGCGAAGGAGAACCCTCCGCCGGCGGCGACGCCGTTGACGGCCATGATCACGGGCTTGTCGCTCCGGCAGAGGCGCGAGACGGCGCCGTGCAGATACGTCGTCAGCTCCTTGACCAGCGCGCCGATCCGCTCCAGATTGTCGGCGAAGTCCTTCACGTCGCCGCCCGCGCAGAAGGCCCGGCCCGCGCCCGTGATCACGACGCAGCGGACCTCCGGGTCGTCGTCCACCTCGAGGACGGCATGGAAGATGTCCCGCCCCAGCGCCAGGTTCAGCGCATTGTAGGCGTCGGGACGGTTGAGCGTGAGGGTCGCCACGTGGTCCCGGCGTTCGAGAATCAGGTGCTCGTAGCCCATCAGCGTTCCTCCGGTCCGTTCGTGCTCGCGCGCTTCCGCGCGACCTGCGCGATCGCCTCCACGATGTCCTCGATCTTCAGCGGCTTCGAGAAGATCGCCTCCACTCCGTGGGCTCGGCGCTCCTCGGGCGACAGCTCGACGCCGAACCCGGTAACGACGAACACCGGCACCTCGGGCGCCGCCTCCTTGACGGCCCGGGCGACCTGCCAGCCCGAGACGCCGGGCATGGCCAGATCGGTGAAGACGACATCGAACGGCTCGGCCCGGAAGCGGGCGATGGCGGTGGCGCCGTCGGTGAGCACCACCGCCTTGTGCCCCACCGTCTCCAGCACGTCGCCGATGACCTCCCCTACCGTCTCCTCGTCGTCGACGACGAGACAGCGGAGCACGCCGGCGGGAAACGACGGGGCCAGCACCGGCCCGCGCGCTTCGGCGGTGTCGGTGGGCGGGAAGCGCAGGCGGAAGGTCGAGCCCCGTCCCTTCTCGCTGTGAACGACGATGCTGGCGCCGTGGCGCGAAAGGATCCCGTAGGTCATCGACAGCCCGAGCCCCGTTCCCTGCGGCCCCTTGGTCGTGAAGAACGGGTCGAAGATCCTGTCGCGGATCGTCGTGGGGATGCCGACGCCGGTATCGCTCACCGTGACCGCGATCTCGCCGTGCCCGACGGCGGTCGTCAGCGTCAGCACGCCGCCGTCGGGCATCGCGTCCACCGCGTTGAGGATCAGGTTCGTCAGCGCCTCGCGGAGCTCGACGGGGTCGCCGGCGACTTTCGGGAGGGCGGCCAGATCGTTGCGCACCTCGAGCGGCACGCCGCGGCTCACGGCCTCATCGCGCCACCGCGACTGCGTGATTTCGAGCGCCTCACGCACCACCTCGTTCAGGTCGACAGCGACGAACGGCTCGTCGCGCCGGATCCGTGTGAACTCCTGGAGGCGCCGGACCGTCTGGGCGCCGTCGAGGGCCGCGCGCTCGATCACCTGGAGCCACTGGCGGAGCTGCGGGTTCTGGACCCGCTGCAGGACGAGCTGGGCGCGCCCGAGGATCGAGGCGAGCAGGTTGTTGAAGTCGTGGGCGACGCCCGACGCCATCTCGCCGAGGGCGCGAAGCTTCTCGGTGCGCACGAGCTGGTCCTGGGCGGCGGCCAGCTCGCCGTACGCGCGAGTGCGCTCTTCGAAGAGCCGCGCGCTCCGGAGCGCGAGCGCGGCGAGGTGCGCGATGTTGGTCAGAAGCCGCTCGTCGCGCTCGGTGAAGGGGCGCTCCCCACCGCGGAGCGCCAGCACGCCCAGGACGCGGTCGCCCGCGACCATCGGCACGCCGAGCCAGCGCCCGAGCTCGGCGGAGGTCCGGATGGGCTCGACGCCGTGCCGCGCGCACTCGGCGGCGTAGTCGTCGGTCCGAATCGCGCGCCCCGTTTCGCGCACGACCGACATCAGCCCCGACGCGCGCTCCGGGTCGTGGAGCGGGGGCTGCGCGTCGGGCACGCCGCCCGCGAGCCGGAGCACGACCTCGAACTCGTGCCGCTCCTCGTCGTGGAGCGCGACGACCATGTTGCGGGCGTCGAGCACGCGCGCGACCTGGGCGTGGATCGCGTCGATCAGCGCCGCCCGCTCGAGCTGGCCCGTGACGGCCTGCGACAACTCGAGGAGGACCGAGAGCTCCTGGACCTGCCGACGGTTCTCCTCGAAGAGCCGCGCGTTGTCGATCGCCACGCCCGCGTGGTTGGCGATCG includes these proteins:
- a CDS encoding enoyl-CoA hydratase — translated: MGYEHLILERRDHVATLTLNRPDAYNALNLALGRDIFHAVLEVDDDPEVRCVVITGAGRAFCAGGDVKDFADNLERIGALVKELTTYLHGAVSRLCRSDKPVIMAVNGVAAGGGFSFALSGDLVIAAESARFTMAYSKIAATPDGSSSYFLPRLAGLRRAMELYFTNRVLSAREAHEWGLVTRVVPDAELRATVEALALGLAQGPTKAFGGAKRLLHQSTWESLETQMELEAQAIAACGRTDDFREGVTAFVNKKTPTFRGR